One region of Myxocyprinus asiaticus isolate MX2 ecotype Aquarium Trade chromosome 38, UBuf_Myxa_2, whole genome shotgun sequence genomic DNA includes:
- the LOC127428678 gene encoding high affinity cAMP-specific and IBMX-insensitive 3',5'-cyclic phosphodiesterase 8B-like isoform X2, with translation MSVVTEQQLSNGPRREVSATEERLGPMRLSQEPIQVLLVFAKEDSQSDAFWWACERAGFRCNIARTAESAVECFLDKHHEIIIIDGRHSHYFEAEAVCRMIRVTKPSEHTVVLAVVPQIPTDQEEPSVLPLLSAGFSRRYVENSSVSACYNELIQLEHGEVRAQFKLRACNSVFTALEQCQEAVEISSEDRVIQYVNPAFEKMMGYHKGELIGKELTELPKSDKNSADLLDTINTCIKKGKEWQGVCFSRKKSGDSIQQYVRITPVIGQGGKIRHFVSIKRAYSDNHRQVHKLSREEKLCGELLQSECNSMHHKDRRKESVDVRSISSHSSDAPSLQNRRYSSMARIHSMTIEAPITKVINIINAAQESSPVTVAEALDRVLEILRTTELYSPQLASKEDDPHTNDLVGGLMSDGLRRLSGNEYVFSKSALNNMSQSQLAAPVPLNDVPPSIAELLNKEERWEFNILELEAATHKRPLSYLGLKIFTAFGVCEFLNCTEATLRSWLQVIEANYHASNSYHNSTHAADVLHATAYFLRKDRVKGSLDQLDEVAALLAATVHDVDHPGRTNSFLCNAGSELAILYNDTAVLESHHAALAFQLTVQNNKCNIFKNMERNQFRSLRQAIIDMVLATEMTRHFEHVNKFVNSINKPMSAIEETSSNSEGSDCEGQASIRNSPENRLLIKRMLIKCADVANPCRPLELCIEWAGRISEEYFAQTDEEKRQGLPVVMPVFDRNTCSIPKSQISFIDYFITDMFDAWDAFASLSGLMEHLAENYKYWKNLDELKCKSLRPPPPP, from the exons GTGTTACTGGTGTTCGCTAAAGAGGACAGTCAGAGCGATGCGTTCTGGTGGGCGTGTGAGCGGGCGGGATTCAGGTGTAACATCGCACGAACAGCTGAGTCTGCCGTGGAGTGTTTCCTGGATAAACACCACGAGATCATCATCATTGACGGGCGGCACTCGCACTACTTTGAGGCCGAAGCTGTCTGCCG GATGATTCGAGTGACCAAGCCTTCTGAGCACACAGTCGTTTTAGCAGTGGTGCCACAAAT tccCACTGATCAGGAAGAGCCATCTGTTCTCCCTCTTCTCTCTGCTGGCTTCTCCAGA aggtATGTGGAGAACAGCAGTGTATCAGCGTGCTATAATGAGTTAATCCAGTTAGAGCATGGCGAGGTGCGCGCTCAGTTCAAACTAAG GGCTTGTAACTCAGTGTTTACTGCGTTAGAACAGTGTCAGGAAGCTGTAGAGATCAGCAGTGAAGATCGTGTCATACAA tatGTAAATCCAGCATTTGAAAAGATGATGGGCTACCACAAAGGAGAGCTGATTGGTAAAGAGTTGACCGAACTGCCCAAGAGTGACAaaaacagcgccgacctgctGGACACCATCAACACCTGCATCAAGAAAGGAAAG GAATGGCAGGGGGTCTGTTTCTCACGGAAGAAGTCTGGTGACAGTATTCAGCAATATGTGAGAATCACTCCTGTGATTGGCCAAGGAGG GAAAATCCGCCATTTTGTGTCCATCAAGAGGGCTTATAGTGACAACCATAGACAG GTTCACAAACTCAGCCGAGAAGAGAAGCTCTGTGGTGAACTCTTACAATCAG AATGTAATTCCATGCATCACAAAGACCGGAGGAAAGAATCTGTGGACGTCAGATCAATCAGCTCACACAGCAGtgatg ctcCCAGTCTACAGAATCGCAGATATTCCTCTATGGCCCGTATTCACTCCATGACTATTGAAGCTCCAATCACAAAG GTGATAAATATCATAAACGCAGCACAGGAGAGCAGTCCCGTGACAGTGGCGGAAGCTCTAGACCGTGTTTTGGAGATCTTGCGGACCACAGAACTCTACTCACCCCAGCTGGCCTCAAAAGAGGACGACCCCCACACCAATGACCTGGTGGGGGGACTCATGAGT GATGGACTCAGAAGGTTGTCAGGGAATGAGTATGTCTTCTccaaaagtgcattaaaca ATATGAGTCAAAGTCAGCTGGCAGCGCCTGTCCCGTTAAACGACGTCCCGCCCTCCATCGCAGAGCTGCTGAACAAGGAAGAGCGCTGGGAATTCAACATCCTGGAGCTGGAAGCAGCTACACACAAGAG gCCGCTCTCATATCTGGGTCTGAAGATCTTCACTGCTTTCGGTGTGTGTGAGTTTCTGAACTGCACAGAAGCCACATTGCGCTCTTGGCTGCAAGTGATCGAAGCAAATTATCATGCCTCCAACTCCTACCACAATTCAACACATGCCGCCGATGTTCTGCATGCCACTGCATACTTCCTGCGCAAGGACAGAGTCAAG GGCAGTCTAGATCAGTTGGATGAAGTTGCAGCGTTATTAGCGGCGACGGTCCATGACGTTGATCACCCAGGTCGAACCAACTCATTCCTGTGCAATGCAGGAAGTGAACTGGCCATTCTGTACAACGACACGGCCGTCCTGGAAAGTCATCATGCCGCTCTCGCATTCCAGCTTACCGTACAAAACAACAAGTGTAACATCTTCAAAAACATGGAGAG GAATCAGTTTCGAAGCCTACGGCAAGCCATAATAGACATGGTGTTGGCCACAGAAATGACGCGACACTTTGAGCATGTCAACAAGTTTGTAAACAGCATCAACAAACCCATGAGTGCTATTGAAGAGACAAGCTCCAAT AGTGAAGGCAGTGATTGTGAGGGTCAGGCCAGTATTCGCAACTCTCCTGAAAATCGGCTGTTAATTAAACGGATGCTGATTAAATGTGCTGATGTGGCCAATCCCTGCAGACCTCTAGAGCTCTGTATCGAATGGGCAGGACGCATTTCAGAAGAGTACTTCGCTCAG ACTGATGAGGAGAAAAGACAAGGTTTACCAGTTGTCATGCCTGTGTTCGATCGGAATACCTGCAGCATTCCCAAATCCCAGATCTCCTTTATTGACTATTTCATCACAGACATGTTTGACGCCTGGGATG cctttGCCAGTTTGTCAGGCTTGATGGAGCACTTGGCGGAAAACTACAAATACTGGAAGAACTTGGATGAGTTGAAGTGTAAAAGCCTGCGACCTCCGCCTCCTCCGTGA